A genome region from Ctenopharyngodon idella isolate HZGC_01 chromosome 5, HZGC01, whole genome shotgun sequence includes the following:
- the LOC127512397 gene encoding myosin heavy chain, fast skeletal muscle-like — translation MYRFCLVCMNNLYKSQEDRPEEMQRRPQKFHPVGSENFIWSQGQKATATMSTDAEMAAYGKAAIYLRKPERERIEAQSKPFDAKTACYVADVKELYLKGTIKSKDGNKVTVVLLDTQEERVAKEEDVYPMNPPKYDKIEDMAMMTHLNEASVLYNLKERYAAWMIYTYSGLFCATVNPYKMLPVYDPEVVTAYRGKKRMEAPPHIFSVSDNAYQFMQTDRENQSVLITGESGAGKTVNTKRVIQYFATVAVSGGEKKKEGKIKGSLEDQIIAANPLLEAYGNAKTVRNDNSSRFGKFIRIHFGTTGKLASADIETYLLEKSRVSFQLPDERGYHIFYQMMTNHKPELIEMTLLTTNPYDFPMCSQGQITVASIDDKEELDATDSAIDILGFSNEEKMGIYKFTGAVLHHGNMKFKQKQREEQAEPDGTEEADKIAYLLGLNSAEMLKGLCYPRVKVGNEFVTKGQTVAQVYNSVSALGKSIYERMFLWMVIRINQMLDTKQQRNFYIGVLDIAGFEIFDYNSMEQLCINFTNEKLQQFFNHHMFVLEQEEYKKEGIVWEFIDFGMDLASCIELIEKPMGIFSILEEECMFPKASDTSFKNKLYDQHLGKNNAFQKPKPAKGKAEAHFSLVHYAGTVDYNITGWLDKNKDPLNESVLQLYQKSSNKLLASLYPAVVEDTTKKGGKKKGGSMQTVSSQFRENLGKLMTNLRSTHPHFVRCLIPNESKTPGLMENFLVIHQLRCNGVLEGIRICRKGFPSRIQYGDFKQRYKVLNAGVIPEGQFMDNKKASEKLLGSIDIDHEEYRFGHTKVFFKAGLLGTLEEMRDEKLATLVTMTQALCRGYVMRKEYVKMTERRESIYTIQYNIRSFMNVKHWPWMKVYYKIKPLLKSAETEKELSGMKEEFEKTKEALAKSEAKKKELEEKMVSLLQEKNDLQLQVASETENLSDAEERCESLIKSKIQLEGKLKETTERLEDEEEINAELTAKKRKLEDECSELKKDIDDLELTLAKVEKEKHATENKVKNLTEEMTSQDESLAKLTKEKKALQEAHQQTLDDLQAEEDKVNTLTKSKTKLEQQVDDLEGSLEQEKKLRMDLERAKRKLEGDLKLSQESVMDLENEKQQSDEKIKKKDFETSQLLSKIEDEQSLGAQLQKKIKELQARIEELEEEIEAERAARAKVEKQRADLSRELEEISERLEEAGGANSAQIEMNKKREAEFQKLRRDLEESTLQHEATAAALRKKQADSVAELGEQIDNLQRVKQKLEKEKSEYKMEIDDLSSNMEAVAKAKGNLEKMCRTLEDQLSEIKSKNDENIRQINDLSAQRARFQTENGEFGRQLEEKEALVSQLTRGKQAFTQQIEELKRHIEEEVKAKNALAHAVQSSRHDCDLLREQFEEEQEAKAELQRGMSKANSEVAQWRTKYETDAIQRTEELEESKKKLAQRLQDAEEQVEAVNSKCASLEKTKQRLQAEVEDLMIDVERANGLAANLDKKQKNFDKVLAEWKQKYEEGQAELEGAQKEARSLSTELFKMKNSYEESLDQLETLKRENKNLQQEISDLTEQLSETGKGIHELEKAKKTVETEKAEIQTALEEAEGTLEHEESKILRVQLELNQVKSEIDRKLAEKDEEMEQIKRNSQRVIESMQSTLDSEVRSRNDALRIKKKMEGDLNEMEIQLSHANRQAAEAQKQLRNVQGQLKDAQLHLDDAVRGQEDMKEQVAMVERRNTLMQSEIEELRAALEQTERGRKVAEQELVDISERVGLLHSQNTSLLNTKKKLEADLIHVQSEVDDTVQEARNAEEKAKKAITDAALMAEELKKEQDTSSHLERMKKNLEVSVKDLQHRLDEAENLAMKGGKKQLQKLESRVRELETEIEAEQRRGADAVKGVRKYERRVKELTYQTDEDKKNVARLQDLVDKLQLKVKAYKRQSEEAEEQANGYLSKLRKVQHELEEAEERADISESQVNKLRVKSRDAGKVKEE, via the exons CCGCCACCATGAGTACGGACGCGGAGATGGCCGCATATGGCAAGGCTGCCATTTACCTTCGTAAGCCTGAGAGGGAGAGAATCGAGGCTCAGAGCAAACCATTTGATGCCAAGACTGCCTGCTATGTGGCTGATGTCAAAGAGTTGTACCTCAAGGGAACAATCAAGAGCAAAGATGGTAACAAAGTCACAGTTGTTTTGCTTGACACTCAGGAG GAGAGAGTTGCTAAGGAAGAAGATGTCTACCCAATGAATCCTCCCAAGTATGACAAGATTGAGGACATGGCCATGATGACCCATCTCAATGAAGCCTCTGTGCTGTATAACCTCAAAGAGCGTTATGCTGCATGGATGATCTAC ACCTACTCTGGACTCTTCTGCGCAACTGTGAACCCCTACAAGATGCTCCCAGTGTATGATCCAGAAGTGGTGACTGCTTACAGAGGCAAAAAGCGTATGGAGGCCCCACCCCACATCTTCTCTGTCTCTGACAACGCCTATCAGTTTATGCAGACTG ATAGAGAAAACCAGTCTGTCCTAATTAC TGGAGAATCCGGTGCTGGAAAGACTGTGAACACCAAACGTGTCATCCAGTACTTTGCCACAGTTGCGGTATCAGGTGGTGAAAAGAAGAAGGAGGGTAAGATAAAG GGCTCTCTTGAGGACCAGATCATTGCTGCCAACCCTCTGCTTGAGGCTTATGGTAATGCCAAGACTGTGAGAAATGACAACTCCTCTCGTTTT gGTAAATTTATCAGAATTCACTTCGGTACAACTGGAAAACTGGCTAGTGCTGACATTGAGACAT ATCTGCTGGAGAAGTCTAGAGTGTCATTCCAGCTTCCAGATGAGAGAGGCTACCACATCTTCTACCAGATGATGACCAACCATAAGCCTGAGCTGATTG AAATGACACTCCTCACCACCAACCCCTATGACTTCCCCATGTGCAGTCAGGGTCAGATCACAGTGGCCAGCATTGATGATAAAGAGGAGCTGGATGCTACTGAT AGTGCTATTGACATTCTCGGCTTTAGTAATGAGGAGAAAATGGGCATCTACAAGTTCACTGGAGCTGTGCTTCATCATGGTAACATGAAGTTTAAGCAGAAGCAGCGTGAGGAGCAGGCTGAGCCTGATGGCACAGAGG AGGCTGACAAAATCGCCTACCTTCTGGGTTTGAACTCTGCTGAAATGCTAAAGGGTTTGTGCTACCCCAGAGTCAAGGTTGGAAATGAGTTTGTGACCAAAGGCCAGACTGTGGCACAG GTGTACAACTCTGTTAGCGCCTTGGGCAAATCTATCTATGAGAGGATGTTCTTGTGGATGGTCATTCGTATCAACCAGATGTTGGacacaaaacaacaaagaaatttcTACATTGGTGTGCTGGATATTGCTGGCTTTGAGATCTTTGAT TACAACAGCATGGAGCAGCTGTGCATCAACTTCACCAATGAGAAACTGCAACAGTTTTTCAACCACCACATGTTTGTGCTGGAACAAGAGGAGTACAAGAAGGAGGGCATTGTTTGGGAGTTCATTGATTTCGGCATGGACTTGGCTTCTTGCATTGAGCTCATTGAGAAG CCCATGGGTATCTTCTCCATCCTTGAAGAGGAGTGCATGTTCCCCAAGGCTTCAGACACTTCCTTCAAGAACAAGCTGTATGATCAGCATCTTGGCAAAAACAATGCTTTCCAGAAACCAAAGCCTGCCAAAGGCAAGGCTGAAGCCCACTTCTCCCTGGTTCACTACGCTGGAACTGTGGACTACAACATCACTGGCTGGTTGGACAAGAACAAGGATCCACTGAATGAATCTGTTCTGCAGCTGTACCAGAAGTCTTCTAACAAACTGCTGGCTTCTCTTTACCCAGCTGTTGTTGAag ATACTACTAAAAAGGGCGGCAAGAAGAAGGGTGGATCCATGCAGACTGTGTCCTCTCAGTTCAGG GAGAACTTGGGCAAACTCATGACCAACTTGAGGAGCACTCACCCTCACTTTGTGCGCTGTCTGATTCCTAATGAATCCAAGACTCCAG GTCTCATGGAGAACTTCCTGGTTATCCACCAGCTGAGGTGTAATGGTGTACTGGAGGGTATCAGAATCTGCAGAAAGGGCTTCCCCAGCAGAATCCAATATGGTGACTTTAAGCAGAG ATACAAGGTGCTGAATGCTGGTGTTATTCCTGAAGGACAGTTTATGGATAACAAGAAGGCTAGTGAGAAACTCCTGGGATCCATCGACATTGATCATGAGGAGTACAGATTTGGACACACAAAG GTGTTCTTCAAAGCTGGTCTTCTGGGTACTCTTGAGGAGATGCGTGATGAGAAACTGGCTACTCTGGTCACAATGACTCAGGCTCTCTGCCGTGGCTACGTGATGAGGAAGGAGTATGTGAAAATGACGGAGAGGAG GGAGTCCATTTACACTATCCAATACAACATCCGCTCATTCATGAATGTCAAACACTGGCCATGGATGAAAGTTTACTACAAGATTAAGCCTCTGCTGAAGAGTGCCGAGACTGAGAAGGAGCTGTCAGGCATGAAAGAGGAATTTGAAAAAACCAAAGAGGCTTTGGCTAAGTCTGAAGCCAAAAAGAAGGAGCTTGAAGAGAAGATGGTATCACTGCTGCAAGAGAAAAATGATCTGCAGCTGCAAGTAGCATCT GAAACTGAGAATCTCTCAGATGCTGAGGAGAGGTGTGAGAGCCTGATCAAGAGCAAAATCCAGCTTGAAGGTAAACTCAAAGAGACAACTGAAAGACTGGAGGATGAGGAAGAAATCAATGCTGAACTGACAGCCAAAAAGAGGAAACTGGAGGATGAGTGCTCtgagctgaagaaagacatTGATGACCTGGAGCTCACCTTGGCTAAAGTGGAGAAGGAGAAACATGCCACTGAGAATAAG GTCAAGAACTTGACTGAGGAAATGACATCTCAGGATGAGAGCCTTGCCAAGCTTACGAAGGAGAAGAAAGCCCTCCAAGAGGCACATCAGCAGACACTGGATGATCTTCAGGCCGAGGAGGACAAAGTCAACACCTTGACCAAATCCAAGACAAAGCTTGAGCAGCAAGTTGATGAT CTTGAGGGTTCCCTTGAACAAGAGAAGAAGCTCCGCATGGACCTGGAGAGAGCCAAGAGAAAGCTTGAAGGAGACCTGAAATTATCACAAGAGTCCGTCATGGACCTGGAGAATGAAAAGCAGCAATCtgatgagaaaataaaaaa GAAAGACTTTGAAACAAGCCAGCTGCTTAGCAAGATAGAAGATGAACAATCTCTGGGTGCTCAACTCCAAAAGAAGATCAAGGAGCTTCAG GCTCGCATTGAGGAACTGGAGGAAGAGATTGAGGCTGAGCGTGCTGCTCGTGCCAAGGTTGAGAAACAGAGAGCTGATCTCTCCAGGGAACTTGAGGAGATCAGTGAGAGGCTTGAGGAGGCTGGAGGAGCCAATTCTGCTCAGATCGAGATGAATAAGAAGCGTGAAGCTGAATTCCAGAAGCTGCGTCGTGATCTTGAAGAGTCCACCCTCCAGCATGAAGCTACAGCTGCTGCCCTCCGTAAGAAGCAGGCAGACAGTGTGGCCGAGCTGGGAGAGCAAATTGACAACCTGCAGCGTGTCAAGCAGAAGCTTGAGAAGGAGAAGAGTGAATACAAAATGGAGATTGATGATCTTTCCAGCAACATGGAAGCTGTTGCCAAAGCAAAG GGCAATCTTGAGAAGATGTGCCGCACACTTGAGGACCAACTTAGTGAAATTAAGTCCAAGAATGACGAGAACATTCGCCAGATAAATGATCTCAGTGCTCAAAGAGCAagatttcaaactgaaaatg GTGAATTTGGCCGTCAGCTGGAGGAGAAGGAAGCTCTAGTTTCTCAGCTCACCAGAGGCAAACAAGCTTTCACTCAGCAAATTGAGGAGCTTAAGAGGCATATTGAAGAGGAGGTTAAG GCTAAGAACGCACTGGCCCATGCTGTGCAATCATCCCGTCATGACTGTGACCTGCTCCGTGAGCAGTTTGAGGAAGAGCAGGAGGCAAAGGCTGAGCTGCAGCGGGGAATGTCAAAGGCCAACAGCGAGGTTGCTCAATGGAGAACCAAATATGAAACTGATGCCATTCAGCGCACTGAGGAGCTTGAAGAGTCCAA GAAGAAGCTGGCTCAGCGTCTGCAAGATGCAGAGGAACAAGTTGAGGCAGTGAACTCCAAATGTGCATCTCTGGAGAAGACCAAACAGAGACTCCAAGCTGAGGTGGAGGACCTCATGATTGATGTGGAGAGAGCCAATGGTTTGGCTGCTAACCTTGACAAGAAACAGAAGAACTTTGACAAG GTCCTGGCAGAATGGAAGCAGAAATATGAGGAAGGTCAGGCAGAGCTGGAAGGTGCCCAGAAAGAGGCTCGTTCACTCAGCACTGAGCTGTTCAAGATGAAGAACTCCTATGAAGAAAGTCTGGATCAACTGGAGACCCTCAAGAGAGAGAACAAGAATCTGCAGC aGGAGATTTCAGATCTGACAGAGCAGTTAAGTGAGACTGGGAAAGGCATCCATGAGCTGGAAAAAGCCAAGAAGACAGTGGAGACTGAGAAGGCAGAGATTCAGACCGCCCTGGAAGAGGCTGAA ggCACCCTGGAGCATGAGGAGTCCAAGATTCTTCGTGTCCAGCTTGAGCTAAACCAGGTCAAAAGTGAGATTGACAGGAAGCTTGCAGAGAAGGATGAGGAGATGGAGCAGATCAAGAGGAACAGCCAGAGAGTCATTGAATCCATGCAGAGCACTCTGGACTCTGAAGTTAGGAGCAGGAATGATGCTCTGAGAATCAAGAAGAAGATGGAGGGAGACCTTAATGAGATGGAGATTCAGCTGAGCCATGCCAATCGCCAGGCTGCTGAGGCCCAGAAACAGCTCAGGAACGTTCAGGGACAACTCAAG GATGCCCAACTGCACCTTGATGATGCTGTGAGAGGACAGGAAGACATGAAGGAGCAGGTGGCCATGGTGGAGCGCAGAAACACTCTGATGCAGTCTGAGATTGAGGAGCTGAGAGCTGCTCTAGAGCAGACAGAGAGAGGCCGCAAAGTGGCTGAACAAGAGCTGGTGGATATCAGTGAGCGTGTTGGGCTGCTGCACTCTCAG AACACAAGCCTCCTGAACACCAAGAAGAAGCTTGAGGCTGACCTTATTCATGTCCAGAGTGAAGTTGATGACACTGTACAGGAAGCCAGAAATGCAGAGGAGAAGGCCAAGAAGGCCATTACTGAT GCTGCATTGATGGCAGAAGAGCTCAAGAAAGAGCAGGACACCAGTTCTCACCTTGAGAGGATGAAGAAGAATCTGGAGGTCTCAGTGAAGGACCTGCAGCACCGTCTGGATGAGGCTGAGAATCTGGCCATGAAGGGAGGAAAGAAACAACTCCAGAAACTGGAGTCCAGA GTTCGTGAGCTTGAGACTGAAATTGAAGCAGAGCAGAGACGTGGAGCTGATGCTGTTAAGGGTGTCCGCAAATATGAGAGGAGAGTGAAAGAACTCACTTATCAG ACTGACGAGGACAAGAAGAACGTCGCCAGACTCCAGGATCTGGTTGACAAACTGCAGCTGAAGGTCAAAGCCTACAAGAGGCAGTCTGAAGAGGCG gaGGAGCAAGCCAATGGTTACCTGTCCAAGTTGAGGAAGGTGCAGCATGAGCTGGAAGAGGCTGAGGAGCGTGCTGACATTTCTGAGTCTCAGGTCAACAAGCTCAGAGTTAAGAGCCGTGATGCTGGAAAG GTCAAAGAAGAATGA